The following proteins are co-located in the Citrobacter freundii ATCC 8090 = MTCC 1658 = NBRC 12681 genome:
- the urtB gene encoding urea ABC transporter permease subunit UrtB: MKVMRFIRGVLLLTWFLPWIAQASDADTFTAANRTQQAALLEQWAVNPDVQRIPLLSALREENLLTDNAKNTFIMNGSHAQPLGTATTPNGELKKIRLTNRLRNLVAGTQAVHQLLSDSVTLRLEAARTLQREAQPGMLPFLQQRLAQESNGDVKSALAIALANLQLNSSSPEVRRQAIELLGASNDPETQARLQPFTRAEHEPDTRVRAAAGESLNSIAHRMKVGDLLGQAFMGLSLGSILLLAALGLAITYGLLGVINMAHGEMLMLGAYCTWMVQQLMSQFFPQWLAWYPVIALPVAFLLTAAVGMLLERGVIRHLYGRPLETLLATWGISLMLIQLVRMSFGAQNLEVANPAWLSGGIQVYANLILPWNRIVVLGFAILVLFFTWLLLNKTRLGLRVRAVTQNRNMAACCGVPTGRVDMLAFGLGSGIAGLGGVALSQLGNVGPELGQSYIIDSFLVVVLGGVGQLAGSVAAAFGLGIFNKILEPQVGAVLGKIMILVLIILFIQKRPQGLFALKGRVID, encoded by the coding sequence ATGAAAGTTATGCGCTTTATTCGTGGTGTGTTGTTGCTGACGTGGTTTTTGCCGTGGATAGCGCAGGCATCAGATGCCGATACTTTTACAGCCGCAAATCGAACTCAGCAGGCCGCCTTGCTTGAACAATGGGCGGTGAATCCCGATGTTCAGCGCATCCCGCTGCTCAGCGCGTTGCGCGAGGAGAATCTGCTGACTGATAACGCGAAAAATACCTTCATCATGAACGGCTCGCACGCACAACCGTTAGGAACAGCGACAACCCCAAACGGCGAGCTAAAAAAAATTCGCCTGACTAACCGTCTGCGCAATCTGGTTGCCGGAACGCAGGCCGTTCATCAGCTTTTAAGTGACAGTGTCACATTAAGGTTAGAGGCAGCTCGTACATTACAGCGTGAGGCACAGCCGGGTATGCTGCCGTTTTTACAGCAACGACTGGCTCAGGAGTCAAATGGTGATGTGAAATCCGCGCTGGCTATTGCACTGGCAAATCTGCAGCTGAACAGTTCCTCGCCGGAGGTCAGACGTCAGGCAATCGAACTATTAGGGGCGTCAAATGATCCTGAAACTCAGGCGCGCCTGCAACCATTCACCCGGGCTGAACATGAACCCGATACCCGCGTGCGTGCTGCCGCTGGCGAAAGCCTGAATTCCATCGCACATCGTATGAAGGTTGGGGACCTTCTTGGACAGGCCTTTATGGGGCTATCGCTGGGTTCTATTTTGCTGCTGGCGGCATTGGGTCTGGCTATAACCTATGGATTACTTGGCGTCATTAATATGGCGCATGGCGAGATGTTAATGCTCGGGGCTTACTGTACCTGGATGGTACAACAACTGATGAGCCAGTTTTTCCCGCAATGGCTAGCCTGGTATCCGGTTATTGCGCTGCCGGTTGCCTTTTTACTTACCGCAGCGGTAGGAATGCTGCTTGAGCGCGGGGTGATCCGCCATTTATACGGGCGTCCTCTCGAAACGCTGCTGGCTACCTGGGGGATCAGCCTGATGCTCATCCAGTTGGTGCGTATGTCCTTCGGCGCGCAAAACCTGGAAGTCGCCAATCCGGCATGGCTTTCAGGGGGGATTCAGGTTTATGCCAATCTGATTTTACCGTGGAACCGAATTGTGGTGCTTGGCTTTGCCATTCTGGTGCTGTTTTTCACCTGGCTGTTGTTGAATAAAACGCGTCTGGGGCTGCGCGTACGTGCCGTGACGCAAAATCGCAATATGGCGGCCTGCTGCGGCGTACCTACCGGACGCGTCGATATGCTGGCCTTTGGCCTTGGTTCAGGCATTGCCGGGCTGGGGGGCGTAGCGCTCTCGCAGTTGGGCAACGTAGGACCCGAATTGGGGCAAAGCTACATTATCGATTCGTTTCTGGTTGTGGTGCTGGGCGGCGTGGGACAACTCGCCGGGAGCGTGGCCGCGGCGTTTGGACTGGGGATCTTCAATAAAATTCTGGAGCCTCAGGTGGGGGCGGTTCTAGGCAAAATCATGATTCTGGTGCTGATTATTCTGTTTATTCAGAAACGTCCGCAGGGGTTGTTCGCGCTAAAAGGGAGGGTTATTGACTGA